Within Candidatus Eisenbacteria bacterium, the genomic segment GACATGTCCACACTCAAAATGAATGGCTCCAGCTGGGCCGCTCTGATTCTGTTGATAGCGCTCGCCGTGTCGATGAGTCCGGTGGCTTCACACGCAGAAAGGGCGGATGAAGTTTCTGCGGATGCCGTGTACAAGGAGGCCCGCGAACTCCTGGCCAGGGATTCGTTCCGGGAGGCCGCCGAGCGTTTCCGAGAGATCTCCAACTCATACAATGATTCAAAATATACGGCGGATGCCCTCTACTGGGAGGCGTTCTCCCTCTATCGGCTGGGGCGGCTCAATGAATTGAAAGAGGCCATGGGCGTTCTTGAGAGGCAAATCGGCCTCTATCCCGAAGCAAAAACCAGAGGTGACGCGTTGGAACTGGCGACCCGTATACGCGGCGAGTTGGCGCGCCGCGGCGATGCGGATGCCGCCGAGAAGCTGGCCGAACAAGTCATGCAGTTGGAGGAACGTGAGGCCCGGGCTCTCACTGCGGAGCGGAACGGGAGGGAGGGTGAAAAAGATAAGGTCGATGAAACAAAACTGGCCGCCCTGCAGGCTTTGATAAATATGGATTCAGATCGGGCCTTGCCGATCTTGAAAAAGATTATGCAGAAACGCGACAAGGACAGCGAAAGACTCCGCGTGGAAGCGCTCTTCCTCATTGCTCAGCATAAGAATGATGAGACGGAAGAACTGCTTCTGGATATTATACAAAATGATCCCAGTCTTGAGGTTCGGAAGCATGCCGTTTTTTGGCTCTCTGAAATCCCCGGCGAGAAATCATTGAATACTCTTATAGATATTCTGAATAAATCGGATCAGTCCGCGCTTCAAGAGGAGGCGCTTTTTGCCTTGTCGAACAAAAAGGGGGAGCGCGCCCGGGAGGTGCTGAAGAGTTTGGCGCTCAATGAAAAGGCCTCGGAAGAAATTCGTGAGCAGGCCATCTTCTGGCTGGGCCAGCGAAGAGGCGAAGCGACAACGGTATTCCTCAAACAGCTCTACTCAAGCCTGAAAGAGGAGTCTCTCAAGGAAAACGTTCTCTATGCCCTTTCTGAGTCGAAGGACAGTGATGTTGGGAAGTGGCTGTTCGACGTAGCCTTGAACGAGTCGGAGTCGATCGAACTGCGGAAGCAGGCCCTTTTCTGGGCGGGCCAATCAAAGCAGGCGACCCTGCCGGAATTGGAGAGACTCTACAAAACGATGACCAATGCCGAGATGAGGGAGCAGATCCTCTTTGTGCTGTCACAGATGAACAATGAAGATTCCGTCACGATGCTCATGGAGATCGCAAAAACAGAGCAAGATTCCGAGCTGCGCCGGCAGGCCATATTTTGGCTTGGCCAGTCCAAGGATCCTCGGGCAATTGATGTTTTGGAAAAGATTCTAACCGAGTGAGGAGGCCATGCAAAGAAAGTGCCTCTTATGGGCCGGATGGTCGCTCCTTGTCCTTCTCTGCCTTCCGCCACAGACCCCCGTTCAGGCCGCCGGCGGATCGATAAAAACAGAGGTTTCATCGATAACGAACGGGAAAATCTGGCTCAGTTTCGCCTCCCGTCCAGGTGTTCGCGGTGATGGAACAAATATCTGCATCTCTGATGATGATGACGACGATTGGGAAGCCGGTACTACCGCGGGACCGGTGCATCTATTGCTTAAAGTGAAAGAGGGTGAGATTTACCGTGCCAGAGTTTTTGTCGGCGGCGACCTTATCTTTGCCGCTTCCCTTGCGGACAGTGTTAATATCTGGCCCAGACTTCTCGATTTGGCAAAAGACAAATCTATACCGCAGGAGACCCGCGAAGCCTGTCTCTTTTGGCTGGGACAGGCTGTTTTTGCCCTATCCCGGCATTCCGAGGATGAATCTCTTGCGGTTCTGGCCCGCGTCGCCCGAACCAATCCCCATCCGGAAGTGAGACGATCCGCCCTCTTCTGGCTGGCACAGAAGGATGATCCGCTGGTATTGTCACTCTTTGAGGAGATCCTACTCGGCAAACCTTAGGCGACAAGCTCGAGGGCGGATATGAAAAAGGAAGATCCCGCCACATCATTTGCCGCCGCCGTCAAGGCGTTGCTGACGACAGACAGTTTTGGACGCGAACTTATCTACCTTCCCGAAACAACTTCAACAAACCAGATCGCCGCGGAATATGCCGAACGGGGCCATGCGGAAGGAATGGTCATCGCCGCCGGAAGCCAGACAGAGGGACGCGGGCGGTTCCAGCGAGTGTGGTATTCGCCGCCTGATGATAATCTCTATTTTTCTCTGATCCTCAGGCCGTCCAAACCTCCGAGCGTCATCCCGCAGCTCTCCTTGATGGCCGGCATCGCCGTGGCCCGGGCGATCCAAAGTGTAACGCCCGGTCTGCCCGTGGGGACAAAGTGGCCCAATGATGTCCTGATCGGTGAGCGAAAGGTCTGCGGGATTCTCTGTGAACTGCGAACCGATGCTGATATTATCCGCCATGTGATATTGGGCGCCGGTGTGAATGTCAATATTGAGCAGGGAGGCTTTCCGCCGGAGCTTGAGAAGACGGCGACATCCCTGAAGATCGCCGCTGGAAGATCTGTGCCGCGCCCCCGGTTGCTGGCGACGATCCTCGCTGAAATGGAATGGATGTACGATCAATGGCGGAACCTGGGCTTTGATTCGCTGTTGGATGAATGGCGAAAGGTTAGTATTCTCGGTGGACGCAGAGTGACGGTCGTCACCATGAACCAGCGGATTCGGGGAAGCGTCGACGGCCTGGCGCCCTCGGGCGCCCTGCTTCTGCGGGGTGATGATGGAGGGATTCAAGAGATCCATTCCGGGGATGTCCATCTTGAGGATTGGAAGGATAGTTAGACATCATGGAGTCATTGTATAAGAGTCCGAAATATTATGAGATGGCCTTCTCATTCCGCGATATTCCCAGAGAGGTCGACCTCTTTGAAGAAGCTATCAAGCGCTATGCTTCCATACCCGTCGCCCGCGTGCTTGAAATCGGATGCGGCCCCGCCCCCCATGCCGAGGAATTGGCGTCACGGGGATACGAATATCTCGGCCTCGATCTCAGCCGTGAAATGATCGATTATGTCATGGAGAAATCCAAGAAGGGCGAGGGCTCGGCAAGGGGTTCGATAAAGGGGTTCATCGCCGACATGATCGATTTCGATCTCGATGAGCCGGTGGATTTCGCCTTCATTCCGCTTGGATCGCTCTTTGCGAAGCATACCGCCGATCTGAAATCCCATTTCAATGCCATGGGCCGGGCGTTGAAGAAGGGCGGCCTCTATCTGCTCGATTGGTGCGTGGAGTTTGATGCGATCGGCGGCAACAACCAGGAATGGGAGATGGAGGCGGAAGGCATCCACATAAAGACGAGCTATGCCACCCGGATCCTCAACCGGGTTGAGCAGGTCTTTGAAGAGACCATCATTCTCGATGTTGATGATCACGGCGCGCACCGGGAGATTCAGGATCTGTCGATCAGACGGGCCATTTTCCCCCAGGAGTTCCTGCTTTTCATCGCCGGCCATCCCGCTTTCGATTTCATCGGCTGGTGGAACAATTGGGATCTGGCCAATCCCCTGGGCGGCGGCGGAACGATCAGCCGACCGGTCATTATCCTAAAGCGTGTATAGAGTGGGAGGAATCCATGAACTGCATTCGCACGATCCAGGCCATTTTTCTCGCCCTGCTGCTGCCGGCGCTTACCGTCGCCGAAAGCGCGGCCTCCGGCCGGGATAAGTCCGACCCCATGGCTGTCGTCGACGGGAATACCGCCTTTGCCTTCCGGCTTTACTCGGAGCTGAGGAGCGGTGAAGACAATCTCTTCTTCTCACCCTTCAGCATATCGACGGCGTTGGCCATGGTCTATGGCGGGGCGCGGGGAGAGACGGCGGCCCAGATGGCCGCGGTGATGAGCTTTTCGAAAGACCAAAAGAGCTTTCACAAAAATTTCGCCGGTCTGGGGGAGATGCTCGACCGTGTGCAGAAGGTAGGCAAAGTCAAACTCTCGACGGCCAATGCCATCTGGGCTCAGCAAGACTATCCATTTCTGAAAGATTACGTGAAGCTCACCGAGGAGTTTTACAAGGCCGGATTGCGGCGCGAGGATTTCAGGACCGCCGCGGAGGCGGCGCGGGGACGAATCAATCGCTGGGTGGAGGAACAAACAGCCGATAAGATCAAAAATCTGATTGGGCCCGGTATCCTGATGCCCGACACAAAAATGGTTCTGGTCAACGCGATCTACTTCAAGGGAGATTGGAAAGAGCAGTTCAAAAAGGACCAGACAAAGGATGAGCCGTTCCGGCCCCTGTCCGGCGACCCGATCGATGTCCCCATGATGAAGCAAACGCGACACTTTGCTTACACCGGCACCGATGATCTGCAGATCCTCGAGCTTCCCTACGCCGGCGAGGATCTCTCCATGATCATCCTTCTGCCCAAAGAGGATGCCGGCCTCCCCGGCCTGGAGGCGGCGCTGACGCCGGAGCTGCTTTCAGAGGGCATCGCCAAGCTCGCGCCGATCACTGTCGCCCTCTCCTTCCCCCGCTTTTCCATGACAACCGAGTTTGGTCTGGCCAAGAAGCTGGCCGCCATGGGGATGCCCGATGCTTTCAGCGACAGGGCCGATTTCTCGGGGATGAGTGCAAGAGGCGATCTCTTCATCGATGCTGTCCTTCACAAAGCCTTCGTCGATGTGAATGAAGAGGGGACGGAGGCCGCGGCCGCCACCGCGGTGACGATGAGGATGGCGACGGCGATGCCGGAGCGACCGATCATCTTCCGGGCCGATCATCCCTTCATCTTCATGATCCGGGAGAAGGGATCCGGATCGATTCTCTTCATGGGGCGGTTCATGAAACCCGGGCCATAACGCTGCGTATTTGGTAGTATCGGAGAACGGCCGCCTCATCACACGGGGTTCAATAACGAAGCCACCCTCGGGAGCCGGAGGGGCAGGTCTTCATGCCGGAGGAAAAAAGATATGGCGCAAACACGTCGGGATTTCCTGAAAAAGGCGGCCATCGTCGGTGGCGCGCTCGCTGTTCATCCCATGGATGCCTGGGCGGCGGAAACCCTTTCCGCCGATATGTCGATCGCCCGCTGGAGCGGCGCCGATCTTTCCGATGAGGGTGTGCCCGCCATGGCCGCCGCACTGACCAAGCAAGCGATTGAGGCGATCGGCGGTATGGGCCGCTTTGTCTCCAAGGGCGACAAAGTTTGGATCAAACCGAATATGGGATGGAACAGGGCTCCGGAGCTGGCGGCGACGACCAATCCCGATGTTGTCGGCGCCCTGACGCGCCTCTGTTTGGAGGCCGGCGCCAAGGAAGTCAAGGTGGGGGACAACACCTGCCACAAGTCCACGCAATGTTATCGCAGCAGCGGGATCGAAAAGGCGGTTGAGGCCGCCGGCGGCAAGACGGTTTATCTCGACGAGAACCGCTTTCGGGAAGTGAATCTGAACGGCAAGCGATTGGATAAGTGGGCGCTCTATTCCGAGATTCTCAGCTCCGATCTGGTCATTAATGTTCCTATTGTTAAACACCATGGCCTCTCCCGCGCGACCCTCTGTATGAAAAACTATATGGGGATCGTCGGCGGGCAGCGGAACGCCTGGCATCAGGACATCCCGACCTGCCTCTGCGATATCACCGCCTATATGAAGCCGCGCCTCTGCGTTCTCGATGCCGTTCGCATTCTCACCGCGCACGGGCCGCAGGGGGGGAATCTGGAGGATGTGAAACGGGTCAATACCGTCGCGGCGGGAATTGATATTATCGCCTTGGACGCCTTCGGCGCCGAGCTGCTGGGTCACAAACCGGATCAAATTGAAGCGGTCAAAGCCGGGTTTGAGGCCGGTCTGGGCCAGATCGATTATCATAAGGTTGCTCTGAAGGAGCTCTCCGTCTCGTGAATCCGGTCGAACGAGCGCGGATTATCATTTGGATCCGGCGGATAGTCCAGGCGGCGTCGCTCACCTTCTTTATCCTCCTCATGATCGCCGCACATACGCCGGAGGAAGGGGAGCAGGCGAGCGGGCTCCTTAAATTCTTCTTCAATATTGATCCCCTTGTTCTCATCGGGACCTGGCTCTCGACGCAGAAACTGACCCATCTATCGCTGCTGGCTCTCGCCACGGTCGGTGTGACCTTTGTTCTGGGCCGTGTTTTTTGCGGATGGATCTGCCCGTTCGGTGTCTTACACAATATCGTCACCTGGTTCCGCAACCGCAGGCGGAAGGGCCGCCCGCGCTTTGAGGTCTATTCGCGCTGGCAGCGCGCGAAATACGCTCTGCTCTTCGGGCTTCTGATCAGCGCCCTCTTCGGCGCCCACTGGATCGGCGTTTTCGATCCCGCCTCGATGTTCTACCGCAGTATGACAACGACGGTCTTTCCTTCCGTGCAGCATGTCGTTGATGAGGGGGCGACCCTCGTTTACCAAACCGATCCCCATGTCGGGTCGTTTCATTTCACCTCGATCACCGAGCCGATTTACGGCTTCTTCCGCGATCATGTCTTCCACGGCCAGCACCACATTTACACGGGGAGCCTGCTGCTGGTTTTGCTCTTTCTCGCCGCGATCCTGTTGAATCTCGTGCGACCGCGCTTCTGGTGCCGTTATGTCTGTCCCCTCGGCGGTTTGCTCGGCCTCATCGCGCGCCGCTCGATGCTGCGTCTTCGGGGCACCGATGTCACGTGTGTCAATTGCGGCCTCTGCACGATGAGCTGTCCGGCGGCGGCGCAACCGGAACAGGTCGAAAAGTGGCTGCCCCATGAGTGTTTCGGCTGTTGGAATTGTGTCGCTTCCTGCAAACGGGGCGGTTTGCACTTTCAATTTGAATGGCCCTGGAAAAAGGTCGGGGCCGGTTCCCTCGATATTTCCAAGCGCCTGACCCTCTCGGCCCTGGCGGCCGGTTTCGTTGGATTTCTCGCGATGCGATTGACACCGCAGTCCCGGGAGCGATCGTACAATCCCAAGCTGATCCGCCCGCCGGGAGCGCTGGATGAGAACGAGTTTCTCGAGCGATGTATCCAATGCGGCGCCTGCATCAAGGCCTGTCCGACGAATGTGCTTCAACCGGCTCTTTCCGAAGCCGGAGTGGAGGGGGTTTGGACCCCTGTCCTGATTCCCCAACTCGGCTATTGCGAATATAAATGCAACCTCTGCGGACAGGTCTGCCCGACGGGCGCCATCCAGCCGCTGCCGCTCGCCGAGAAGCAAAAGGTCAAAATGGGATTGGCCAGCTTCGATACGACGCGCTGCCTGCCCTATGCCTATGACCGCCAGTGCATTGTCTGTGAGGAGCATTGCCCCATTCCGACCAAGGCGATCTACTTTCATGAAAAGGAAATTGTGCGGCGTGACGGATCCTTAATGATCGTGAAGCAACCGCGGGTCGATCCTGAGCTATGCACAGGATGCGGGATTTGTGAAACAAAGTGCGTTTTCCGCGACCGAGCGGCGATCCGCGTGACCAGCGCCAATGAAACCCGGCACCCCGGCAACCGGCCGATGCTGCCGGGCGGCGAGCGTTTCGATCTTGGGATCCCGGAAGGGGAAGAGGGCGGCCCCAGCGGCGTTGAGGTTGATCCTTACGGCGGGGCAAACCCCTATGAGTAGCGGTTCCGACCCGGCCATGGCGGAACCCGCCTTTTCAGCGCTTTAGAGTACCGGCTTCTCAGGCAGATTTACTTTTATCGTGAGGAGATCCTTGTCGATTTTTACAATCCCGAAGCGCTCCTTGTGATCTTTGAAGATGAAACCGGCATCGTTCTTGGCCTGCATTGTCAGGTAGGAGTCGAGATTCTCCGCGAGGTTGACGAAGGCCGCCGCGGCTTCCTCTTTTGATGGATAGGGAATAATAATCTGCGTGTAGGCATTCTCCTCATTTAATGAATAGCCTCCGACGACTCCGAATATTTTGCCGCCCAATTTCAAAATATCGCCGCTGCCGAGCGTAAAGATCGGCTGCAAGCCGTATTGGCCGCGGATCAACCGGGCCGATCCGTCGATCAGATTTTCACTCGGCAGAAGCTCAAAGAGGGTGACCGGTTCGCCTTCCGGGATGCTTTCCAACACCTGTTTCGACAGGGCGACCATCACGGGGATCAGCGTCGTATCGCCGCTGAAGCTGTTCACCTGAATGTAGCTGGCGTTCTTCACGATGGTGAACTGGTACTTATTCGCGGAATGCCGGACCGATAACCCTTCCGTCGGGGTCTCCCGGCCGCATTTCATCAGATAGAGGCCCAGGGCGGGGGCGGGGCCATCCATCTGATAGACCTCCAGATCGATCTCCTCTTCGCCTTTCACATATTCTTGCACAATCAGCTCTTTAAAACCGAACTCGTGGAAGAGCTCGGCGCCCCCATCGATATGGTCAAAGAGATTGAGACCGACAAAATGCATCGGTTCGCCGGAGCGGACCCATCCGCCGGAAAACCCGTCGCCGGGCAATGTCAGCTCAGCCTGAAGGGGTATGGACAGCAGAAGCAAACAAACGATCAGGACGATACATCGGCGCATAGTGCAATCCTCATTCCAGCGGGCCACATCCCCGTCGACACGGACACCTCTGCGGGGCGGCATCCGAAACCTCTAAACACGGATATGCTCAATCTTCTCCGGATCCGCGACTCCCAACCCCAGTTTTTCGCCATAGGTGAGGTAGTCGGTGAACATCGGGTTCTCATTCACTTGGATCCCCATGCTCTTCCTTTTAGCGACCATATTCTGCTGGCAGATCATATCCATGGCGAAGGCGTCGGTTGAGAAGAGCAGGGTGTTGTTCGCGTAGACGAAAGCGGCGTTCGGCATCGGGCCGCCGTCATACTGGCCGAGAAGTCCGTCGGTGATGTTCAGGACCATCTTGTCGCGGATGACAGGGAAGGCGCAGACTTCGGTGCAGACATCAAAGAAAAGGGGGCGGTGAAGGCGTCCCGTATTGCAGATGGCGCCATACCCGATATTCTTTGTCGCCACGGTGATCCCGTTTCCGGTGTTTTTAAAAACGGGCATATTGATGATCTTGGTCAGCTTCTTGGTCAGCAGATTCCCGAAATACGATTCCTTGCCGTTGAAAACATGCTGGTT encodes:
- a CDS encoding HEAT repeat domain-containing protein, which produces MSTLKMNGSSWAALILLIALAVSMSPVASHAERADEVSADAVYKEARELLARDSFREAAERFREISNSYNDSKYTADALYWEAFSLYRLGRLNELKEAMGVLERQIGLYPEAKTRGDALELATRIRGELARRGDADAAEKLAEQVMQLEEREARALTAERNGREGEKDKVDETKLAALQALINMDSDRALPILKKIMQKRDKDSERLRVEALFLIAQHKNDETEELLLDIIQNDPSLEVRKHAVFWLSEIPGEKSLNTLIDILNKSDQSALQEEALFALSNKKGERAREVLKSLALNEKASEEIREQAIFWLGQRRGEATTVFLKQLYSSLKEESLKENVLYALSESKDSDVGKWLFDVALNESESIELRKQALFWAGQSKQATLPELERLYKTMTNAEMREQILFVLSQMNNEDSVTMLMEIAKTEQDSELRRQAIFWLGQSKDPRAIDVLEKILTE
- a CDS encoding biotin--[acetyl-CoA-carboxylase] ligase, with product MKKEDPATSFAAAVKALLTTDSFGRELIYLPETTSTNQIAAEYAERGHAEGMVIAAGSQTEGRGRFQRVWYSPPDDNLYFSLILRPSKPPSVIPQLSLMAGIAVARAIQSVTPGLPVGTKWPNDVLIGERKVCGILCELRTDADIIRHVILGAGVNVNIEQGGFPPELEKTATSLKIAAGRSVPRPRLLATILAEMEWMYDQWRNLGFDSLLDEWRKVSILGGRRVTVVTMNQRIRGSVDGLAPSGALLLRGDDGGIQEIHSGDVHLEDWKDS
- a CDS encoding class I SAM-dependent methyltransferase yields the protein MESLYKSPKYYEMAFSFRDIPREVDLFEEAIKRYASIPVARVLEIGCGPAPHAEELASRGYEYLGLDLSREMIDYVMEKSKKGEGSARGSIKGFIADMIDFDLDEPVDFAFIPLGSLFAKHTADLKSHFNAMGRALKKGGLYLLDWCVEFDAIGGNNQEWEMEAEGIHIKTSYATRILNRVEQVFEETIILDVDDHGAHREIQDLSIRRAIFPQEFLLFIAGHPAFDFIGWWNNWDLANPLGGGGTISRPVIILKRV
- a CDS encoding serpin family protein, giving the protein MNCIRTIQAIFLALLLPALTVAESAASGRDKSDPMAVVDGNTAFAFRLYSELRSGEDNLFFSPFSISTALAMVYGGARGETAAQMAAVMSFSKDQKSFHKNFAGLGEMLDRVQKVGKVKLSTANAIWAQQDYPFLKDYVKLTEEFYKAGLRREDFRTAAEAARGRINRWVEEQTADKIKNLIGPGILMPDTKMVLVNAIYFKGDWKEQFKKDQTKDEPFRPLSGDPIDVPMMKQTRHFAYTGTDDLQILELPYAGEDLSMIILLPKEDAGLPGLEAALTPELLSEGIAKLAPITVALSFPRFSMTTEFGLAKKLAAMGMPDAFSDRADFSGMSARGDLFIDAVLHKAFVDVNEEGTEAAAATAVTMRMATAMPERPIIFRADHPFIFMIREKGSGSILFMGRFMKPGP
- a CDS encoding DUF362 domain-containing protein → MAQTRRDFLKKAAIVGGALAVHPMDAWAAETLSADMSIARWSGADLSDEGVPAMAAALTKQAIEAIGGMGRFVSKGDKVWIKPNMGWNRAPELAATTNPDVVGALTRLCLEAGAKEVKVGDNTCHKSTQCYRSSGIEKAVEAAGGKTVYLDENRFREVNLNGKRLDKWALYSEILSSDLVINVPIVKHHGLSRATLCMKNYMGIVGGQRNAWHQDIPTCLCDITAYMKPRLCVLDAVRILTAHGPQGGNLEDVKRVNTVAAGIDIIALDAFGAELLGHKPDQIEAVKAGFEAGLGQIDYHKVALKELSVS
- a CDS encoding 4Fe-4S dicluster domain-containing protein, whose translation is MNPVERARIIIWIRRIVQAASLTFFILLMIAAHTPEEGEQASGLLKFFFNIDPLVLIGTWLSTQKLTHLSLLALATVGVTFVLGRVFCGWICPFGVLHNIVTWFRNRRRKGRPRFEVYSRWQRAKYALLFGLLISALFGAHWIGVFDPASMFYRSMTTTVFPSVQHVVDEGATLVYQTDPHVGSFHFTSITEPIYGFFRDHVFHGQHHIYTGSLLLVLLFLAAILLNLVRPRFWCRYVCPLGGLLGLIARRSMLRLRGTDVTCVNCGLCTMSCPAAAQPEQVEKWLPHECFGCWNCVASCKRGGLHFQFEWPWKKVGAGSLDISKRLTLSALAAGFVGFLAMRLTPQSRERSYNPKLIRPPGALDENEFLERCIQCGACIKACPTNVLQPALSEAGVEGVWTPVLIPQLGYCEYKCNLCGQVCPTGAIQPLPLAEKQKVKMGLASFDTTRCLPYAYDRQCIVCEEHCPIPTKAIYFHEKEIVRRDGSLMIVKQPRVDPELCTGCGICETKCVFRDRAAIRVTSANETRHPGNRPMLPGGERFDLGIPEGEEGGPSGVEVDPYGGANPYE